The Stigmatella ashevillena genomic sequence GTTGATGGTGTACTTGGCCACGTAGCGGCGGATCCGGAAGTTGTCGTTGTCGGCCGTCTCCTCGGGCAACCGTCCGCGCTGCTCCCGCATCTTGTGCGCTGTCTGCCAGGTGCGGTTGATGACCTCGCCCACCCGGCCCATGGCCTGGCTGTCCGAGGAGATCATGCTGATGGCGCCCATGTCGTTCAGCACGTCCTCCGCGGCGATCGTCCCGCCCCGGATGCGGCTGTTGGCGAAGGCCAGGTCCTCGGGGATGTCCTTCTTCAGGTGGTGACACACCATGAGCATGTCCAGGTGCTCGGCCAGCGTGTTCACCGTGTAGGGGCGCGTCGGGTTCGTCGAGCTGGGCACGACATTGGGCACGCCGCACACCCGGATGATGTCTGGCGCGTGACCGCCGCCGGCTCCTTCCGAGTGGTAGGTGTGGATGGTGCGGCCCTTGAAGGCGGCGATGGAGTCATCCACGGAGCCGCCCTCGTTCAGCGTGTCCGTGTGAATGGTGACCTGGACGTCCTCTTCCTCGGCCACGCTCAGGCAGGTGTCGATGGCGGCCGGGGAGGTTCCCCAGTCCTCGTGCAGCTTCAGGCCCACCGCTCCCGCGGCGATCTGCTCCAACAGGCCGGCGGGCATGGAGGTGTTGCCCTTGCCCGTGAGGCCGATGTTGAGCGCCAACGAGTCCGTGGCTTCGAGCATCCGGTGGATGTTCCATGCGCCGGGCGTGCAGGTGGTGGCCTTGGTCCCCGTGGCCGGCCCCGTGCCGCCGCCCACCCAGGTCGTGACGCCGCTGGCGAGCGCCTCGTCCGCCTGCTGCGGGCAGATGAGGTGGATGTGCGTGTCGATGCCGCCCGCCGTGACGATGAGCCCCTCGGCGGAGATGACCTCGGTGGTGACGCCCACCACCATGCCGGGGGTCACCGACATGATGTCCGGGTTGCCCGCCTTGCCGATGCCGACGATGCGCCCTGCCTTGATGCCGATGTCCGCCTTGTAGACGCCGGTCCAATCAATGATGAGCGCGCTGGTGACGACGCAGTCCAGGGCGTCCGCGTCGCCCACACCGGCGTTCTGACCCATGCCTTCGCGCAGCACCTTGCCGCCGCCGAAGATGCACTCGTCGCCATAGACGGTGTGGTCCTTCTCCACCTGGGCCAGCAGTCCGGTGTCTCCCAGCCGGACGCGATCGCCCGTGGTGGGGCCATACAATGCACCGTAATCCGCACGAGGGATGGACTTGCTCATGTTTCCTCCTGGTGCCCAAACCCGCGGGCGACGACCTGCTCCATGGCGCGCTGCTGGTTCTCCGGTGTCACAGGCCCTGAGGCCAGGCCATTGCCGCCGCGAATGACCTGAGCGCCGGCAATGGGCACCAACGAGACCGTCTTCTCCTGATCTTTCTCGAAGCGCTCCGCCGTGCCCGCCTTGATGTTCAGCCGCCGCCCATAGGCCCGGGCCCGGTCGAAGACGAGGTCCTTGTTCGTCTCGACGAAGTGGTAATGGCTGCCCACCTGGATGGGGCGATCGCCCCGGTTGACCACTTTCAGGCTGATGGCGTCCCGGCCCTCATTGATCACGATGGGCTCGGACTGGAAGAGCACCTGGCCCGGCGCCAACCGCGCCTCTTTCGTGGAGCGCTCCTGCGGCCAGCGCAGCGGCAGCACCGGCAGGAAGCTGCCATAGAGGGCCAACGACATGTCCCCCTGCTCGAGCTCGATGGGGTGCTGCACCGCCACCAGCTTCGTGCCATCCGGGAAGGTTCCCTCGACCAGGACCTCCGAGACCATCTCCGGCACGCCCTCCATCACCTGCGCGCGCCCCAGCAGCTTGCGGCCCAGGTCCATCAGCTCGGGCACGCTCATCTGGCCATCGCGGATGAATTCGAGCAATTGCGTGGCGATGAGCGCCACCGCCTCGGGGTAGTTGAGTTGCAGGCCCCGCGCCAGACGTTTCTGAGCCAGGAATCCCGCTTGGTGCAACATCAGCTTCTCGATGTCACGCGGCGACAGGTGCATGGTCCTCCTCCAAGTCACACCCTGCTGGCGGGAACTCCCCATCCAGGGCGCAGCGACACTCTACTGTTTTCGACACGCCGTGTTACGTGGATTTGGTCAGCTGCCGTGGGACCAGGGGTCATCGCCCAGCAGGGCGGGCAGAAAAGACAGCCAGTCCGTGGCCGTGTGCATCAGCAGCTCGGGTGAAGTGGCGGCCGCCCGGAGGACCAGCCCATCGCTTCCGATGGGACTGGCGGAGCAGACGAGTGGGGCGCCCGGAGTGAGGGGCAGGGTGCCCACGCGCCCGGCGAGCGCTTCGCGGGCCGCGGTGGACGCAGGCCCTACCAGGAGCACGGTTCCCAGCGCGTCGAACCGGCCCAGCCGCTCGGGGAGTGGCCCCTGGGCGGGATCCAGCAGCCACCGCTCGTCGAACACCGCGCGGCCCTCCCGGTAGACGCTGAGCGAAGAGGAGAAGTGGGAGAAGTCCCAGCGCTCGCCGGTGGCGCGGCGGCCGGTGGTGACGAGGTCCATCAGGATGAGGGAGGCCTCGGGGGCCAGATGGATGTCCTGGCGTTGCTCGAACCGGGCGCCCGCGTAGCACGTGGTGGGATCTGGAACCAAGATGAGCAAGGCCCCCTTCTCCACCCGGGCGGACAACACACTCCGGCAGCCTTGGGGCGAGCGGTAGATGCGGGTATTGCCCCGGCTGGACAGGAGGGCGGTGGCGCCCGGGGCCACGCGCATCTCCAGGGAGAGTTGGTCCCCATCCACCAGGCCGTCGCCGAACAGGCTGGTGTAGACCCAGGCGGCATGCCCGTGGTTGCGCGGTGTCAGCAGCCGCATCGGACTGTGGGCGAGGGCCGTGCTCACCACCGTGCGGGGTCCCACCTTCTCGAAGGCAAGCCGTGCCGCTCCATCGTGTCTGCTGCGAGCGGGCTGACGCTGAATCATGCGCTACGAGCCTGCCGTAAGCGTGACGGAGATGCCACGAATACGAGGGGCGGCGCGCCGGAGTTCAGCTTCCCAGGAGTGCCTTGCGACCTTGCGAAAATGCTCGCACCATTTTCAGAGAAAATCAGTATTGGGCGTATTTCAAGGGTTGATTGATTGACTTGTTTTGATGTGTCATCTTGGTACACGGACCGTCAACAAGGAATGTCCTCCATGGCGAAGATGCACGTGAGAAGCCCTTTGGCCCGCCCTCTTCTGACAACGGTGTGTCTCGGCCTGAGCGTGGCGGGATGTGGTGATCAGGCAGCTTCCCCCTCGGAAGGCGGGATTGAGGGCCAGGAGACGACGCTGGCGGAGATTGACGTGGGCTATGGGACCGTCCGGTTCCAACAGCTCACCGCGCCGGATGGCTCCTATGTCTTGGGAATCAGCGAGGTGGCTTCGGCCACCTTGGCGCAGACCCCGGTGGATCTCCTCCTCGGCCAGGACGGCCTGACCGCGCTGGAGGCTTTCAAGGCCATTGCTCCGGACCGGGCCGTCCCCGAAATCCTGTCCGAGACGCACGCGGCCCAGGCCGCGGCGCTTGGGCGGCAGGACGCCACGGTGCGTGAGGCGGCCTTCGACCGAAATCCACGGACCGCGATGGGTGTCCCTGTCTCGATTTGCGAGAGCCATGTCTATGCGGCCCCCGGTTCCCTCTATTATTGGACCTCTCTGCTCGGGTTCACGAATGTGTCCGGTGAGTACTGGCTCAACGTGGGGACGGTGATCGGTGATTGGTCATACGCGACGAAATCGAACGTCACCATGGGGGTTTGCAACGACTCGGACGTTGCCATTTCCGCGAGGTATGCCTACGACAACCCGCTGGACCCGTACCCGTGGATCTACGCGTCGACCCTCACCATCCATCCGAATGATGCGATCCGGTACTGGAATTTCTCGCAGGCCAGCAACTACCCCTGCTCTGCTCCGGCGGGGTGTTCCGCGGCAGCCACCCACTACGGCGTGTGGGGCAAGTCACCGATTGGAAAGGCCATTCACCTTCGGACGGCTGTGAGAAAGCTTTCCATCATCTCGACGCCGTTCCCGTTGTGAGGGCCTGTGGGCTCGGGTGCAGCGGGCGCCGGAGCAGCCATATAAAAAAGGCGACGCTGCCGAGACAGAGTATCAGCAGCGTCGTCTGCTCAAGGAGACTGATCGGCACCAGATGGCTGTCCTGGGGTGCCGCCGCGTTGGAGGCGCGGTAGAGCGTGGGAAGAGCCCTCGTGGAGGCGATCCCGAACAGCAGGATTCCTGCCAAGGCAATGCCTCGAATGATGAGTGTCGTGGAATCGATCTTCTTCATGCGTCCAGTTCGC encodes the following:
- the ureC gene encoding urease subunit alpha translates to MSKSIPRADYGALYGPTTGDRVRLGDTGLLAQVEKDHTVYGDECIFGGGKVLREGMGQNAGVGDADALDCVVTSALIIDWTGVYKADIGIKAGRIVGIGKAGNPDIMSVTPGMVVGVTTEVISAEGLIVTAGGIDTHIHLICPQQADEALASGVTTWVGGGTGPATGTKATTCTPGAWNIHRMLEATDSLALNIGLTGKGNTSMPAGLLEQIAAGAVGLKLHEDWGTSPAAIDTCLSVAEEEDVQVTIHTDTLNEGGSVDDSIAAFKGRTIHTYHSEGAGGGHAPDIIRVCGVPNVVPSSTNPTRPYTVNTLAEHLDMLMVCHHLKKDIPEDLAFANSRIRGGTIAAEDVLNDMGAISMISSDSQAMGRVGEVINRTWQTAHKMREQRGRLPEETADNDNFRIRRYVAKYTINPAIAHGMSHEIGSVEKGKLADLVLWKPAFFGMRPELVVKGGIVAWSQMGDPGAAIPTPQPSFMRPMFGTLGRARGATSIAFVSARSLAAGGLVRELGLTKRLSAVQKCRKIGKVDMKLNDALPNLSVVSDEFKVYMDKKLLMVEPATRVPLAQLYSLF
- the ureA gene encoding urease subunit gamma, yielding MHLSPRDIEKLMLHQAGFLAQKRLARGLQLNYPEAVALIATQLLEFIRDGQMSVPELMDLGRKLLGRAQVMEGVPEMVSEVLVEGTFPDGTKLVAVQHPIELEQGDMSLALYGSFLPVLPLRWPQERSTKEARLAPGQVLFQSEPIVINEGRDAISLKVVNRGDRPIQVGSHYHFVETNKDLVFDRARAYGRRLNIKAGTAERFEKDQEKTVSLVPIAGAQVIRGGNGLASGPVTPENQQRAMEQVVARGFGHQEET
- a CDS encoding urease accessory protein UreD, coding for MRLLTPRNHGHAAWVYTSLFGDGLVDGDQLSLEMRVAPGATALLSSRGNTRIYRSPQGCRSVLSARVEKGALLILVPDPTTCYAGARFEQRQDIHLAPEASLILMDLVTTGRRATGERWDFSHFSSSLSVYREGRAVFDERWLLDPAQGPLPERLGRFDALGTVLLVGPASTAAREALAGRVGTLPLTPGAPLVCSASPIGSDGLVLRAAATSPELLMHTATDWLSFLPALLGDDPWSHGS